A portion of the Luxibacter massiliensis genome contains these proteins:
- the rpoC gene encoding DNA-directed RNA polymerase subunit beta' — translation MPTSSNEQQYQPLTFDAIKIGLASPDKIMDWSRGEVTKPETINYRTLKPEKDGLFCEKIFGPSKDWECHCGKYKKIRYKGVVCDRCGVEVTKASVRRERMGHIALAAPVSHIWYFKGIPSRMGLILDISPRTLERVLYFASYIVLDKGETDLQYKQVLSEAEYQEEKEKWGYGAFRVGMGAESIQELLQAIDLEKEYTELQAGLVNATGQKRARIVKRLEVVEAFRESGNKPEWMILTAIPVIPPDLRPMVQLDGGRFATSDLNDLYRRIINRNNRLKRLLELGAPDIIVRNEKRMLQEAVDALIDNGRRGRPVTGPGNRALKSLSDMLKGKSGRFRQNLLGKRVDYSGRSVIVVGPELKIYQCGLPKEMAIELFKPFVMKELVANGTAHNIKNAKKMVERLQPEVWDVLEEVIKEHPVMLNRAPTLHRLGIQAFEPILVEGKAIKLHPLVCTAYNADFDGDQMAVHVPLSVEAQAECRFLLLSPNNLLKPSDGGPVAVPSQDMVLGIYYLTQERPGAKGEGMFFKNVNEVILAYENGYITLHSKVKVRISKTMPDGSVKSGIIEATLGRLLFNEIIPQDLGFVDREAEGNELLLEVDFHVGKKQLKQILEKVINTHGATQTAEVLDDVKAIGYKYSTRAAMTVSISDMTVPPEKPQMIETAQNTVDKITKNYKRGLITEEERYKEVVETWKATDDKLTEALLSGLDKYNNIFMMADSGARGSDKQIKQLAGMRGLMADTTGRTIELPIKSNFREGLDVLEYFMSAHGARKGLSDTALRTADSGYLTRRLVDVSQELIIHDSDCMEEGKEIPGMYVKAFMDGNEEIESLQERITGRFSCEDIKDKDGNVIVKANHMITPRRAEKVMKNGVDENGNTLEKVKIRTILTCKCKNGVCSKCYGANMATGEAVQVGEAVGIIAAQSIGEPGTQLTMRTFHTGGVAGDDITQGLPRVEELFEARKPKGLAIITEFAGTATISDTKKKREIIVTNDKTGESKAYLIPYGSRIKVQDGAELEAGDELTEGSVNPHDILKIKGLRAVQDYMIQEVQRVYRLQGVEINDKHIEVIVRQMLKKIRIEEKGDSEFLPGTMADVLEFNEVNEQLEAEGKDPAAGEQIMLGITKASLATDSFLSAASFQETTKVLTEAAIKGKVDHLIGLKENVIIGKHIPAGTGMRKYRDVKLSTELSLDDEIDFEEDMDLSEDLILPEV, via the coding sequence ATGCCAACAAGTAGTAATGAACAACAATACCAACCATTAACTTTTGATGCAATTAAAATCGGGCTGGCTTCACCGGATAAAATTATGGACTGGTCGAGAGGTGAGGTTACGAAACCTGAGACCATCAATTATAGGACACTGAAACCAGAAAAGGACGGCCTTTTCTGTGAAAAAATCTTCGGACCAAGCAAGGATTGGGAATGCCACTGCGGGAAATATAAGAAAATCCGTTATAAAGGGGTAGTCTGCGACCGATGCGGCGTAGAGGTGACGAAGGCCTCTGTCCGCCGTGAGCGTATGGGGCATATTGCGCTGGCAGCGCCGGTTTCCCATATCTGGTATTTTAAAGGGATTCCCAGCCGTATGGGTTTGATCCTGGACATCTCCCCGAGGACGCTGGAAAGGGTATTGTATTTCGCATCCTATATTGTATTGGATAAAGGGGAAACAGACTTACAGTACAAACAAGTACTCTCCGAGGCAGAATACCAGGAAGAGAAGGAAAAGTGGGGGTATGGAGCTTTTCGGGTAGGCATGGGGGCAGAGTCCATCCAGGAGCTCCTCCAGGCAATTGACCTGGAGAAAGAATATACGGAACTCCAGGCGGGCCTTGTAAATGCCACAGGCCAGAAGCGTGCCAGGATCGTAAAGCGCCTGGAAGTGGTGGAGGCATTCCGGGAATCGGGCAATAAGCCGGAGTGGATGATCCTCACAGCAATTCCCGTTATCCCGCCAGATCTGAGGCCGATGGTACAGCTGGACGGAGGACGTTTTGCGACTTCAGACTTGAATGACTTATACAGGAGAATTATTAACAGGAACAATCGCCTGAAGAGGCTGCTGGAACTGGGGGCGCCGGATATTATTGTGCGGAACGAGAAGCGTATGCTGCAGGAAGCGGTGGATGCCCTGATTGATAATGGCCGCCGTGGGCGTCCGGTTACAGGTCCGGGAAACAGAGCCTTGAAGTCTCTTTCTGATATGCTCAAAGGTAAGTCAGGGCGTTTCCGCCAGAATCTTCTTGGGAAGCGTGTGGACTATTCAGGGCGCTCTGTTATTGTAGTAGGCCCTGAACTCAAGATTTATCAGTGTGGCCTTCCAAAAGAGATGGCCATTGAGCTGTTCAAGCCTTTTGTTATGAAAGAGCTTGTCGCCAATGGAACTGCACACAATATTAAAAATGCAAAGAAAATGGTAGAGCGGCTGCAGCCGGAGGTCTGGGATGTGCTGGAGGAAGTCATTAAAGAGCATCCGGTTATGCTTAACCGTGCCCCCACGCTGCACAGGCTGGGTATCCAGGCGTTTGAGCCGATTCTCGTGGAGGGTAAGGCGATTAAGCTTCATCCCCTTGTTTGTACTGCCTACAACGCAGACTTTGACGGAGACCAGATGGCGGTCCATGTGCCGCTGTCAGTAGAGGCACAGGCAGAATGCCGTTTCCTTCTGCTCTCCCCGAATAACCTTCTGAAGCCGTCAGATGGAGGGCCCGTTGCGGTGCCGTCACAGGATATGGTTCTTGGTATCTACTACCTGACTCAGGAGAGGCCAGGCGCCAAGGGAGAAGGGATGTTCTTTAAAAATGTGAATGAGGTTATCTTGGCTTATGAGAATGGATATATTACACTGCATTCCAAGGTTAAAGTGCGTATCTCTAAGACAATGCCTGATGGGTCTGTAAAATCTGGCATAATTGAAGCTACCCTGGGAAGGCTCCTCTTTAATGAAATCATCCCCCAGGATCTGGGATTTGTAGACCGTGAGGCAGAAGGGAATGAGCTCTTACTGGAGGTGGACTTCCATGTAGGGAAAAAACAGCTAAAACAAATTTTAGAGAAGGTAATCAATACACATGGAGCGACCCAGACAGCAGAGGTGCTGGATGATGTAAAGGCAATCGGGTATAAATATTCAACCAGGGCCGCCATGACAGTATCTATTTCCGATATGACAGTACCCCCTGAAAAGCCGCAGATGATTGAAACTGCCCAGAATACAGTGGATAAAATTACAAAGAACTATAAACGTGGCCTTATCACAGAAGAAGAGAGATACAAAGAGGTCGTGGAGACCTGGAAGGCCACAGATGATAAATTGACAGAGGCATTGCTTTCTGGCCTGGATAAGTATAATAACATCTTTATGATGGCAGATTCAGGCGCCCGTGGTTCTGACAAGCAGATTAAGCAGCTTGCAGGTATGCGCGGGTTGATGGCAGATACGACAGGACGTACGATCGAGCTTCCTATTAAGTCTAACTTCCGTGAAGGGTTAGACGTACTGGAGTATTTCATGTCTGCACATGGAGCCCGTAAAGGTCTGTCTGACACAGCCCTTCGTACAGCCGATTCTGGATACCTTACCAGACGACTGGTTGACGTTTCCCAGGAATTAATTATCCATGACAGTGACTGCATGGAGGAGGGAAAAGAAATACCAGGCATGTATGTAAAAGCTTTCATGGACGGCAATGAGGAGATTGAGAGCCTTCAGGAGCGTATAACGGGCCGTTTTTCCTGTGAAGATATTAAAGATAAAGACGGCAATGTGATTGTGAAAGCAAATCACATGATCACGCCAAGGCGGGCAGAAAAAGTCATGAAGAATGGTGTGGATGAGAATGGAAATACACTGGAGAAAGTAAAAATCCGCACTATCCTCACATGTAAATGCAAGAACGGCGTATGCTCTAAGTGCTATGGGGCGAACATGGCTACAGGCGAGGCAGTACAGGTGGGAGAGGCCGTCGGTATTATTGCAGCTCAGTCTATCGGAGAGCCAGGCACACAGCTGACCATGCGTACTTTCCATACGGGCGGTGTTGCCGGTGATGATATTACCCAAGGTCTTCCCCGTGTGGAGGAGCTTTTTGAGGCAAGGAAGCCGAAAGGACTTGCGATTATTACGGAGTTTGCAGGAACTGCCACCATCAGCGATACAAAGAAAAAGCGCGAGATTATTGTGACAAACGATAAGACAGGTGAGTCAAAGGCATACCTTATACCATATGGTTCCCGCATTAAGGTGCAGGACGGAGCAGAGCTGGAGGCCGGCGACGAGCTGACAGAGGGTAGTGTAAACCCACATGATATCCTGAAGATCAAGGGACTGCGGGCAGTGCAGGACTATATGATTCAGGAAGTACAGCGTGTATACCGCCTGCAGGGCGTTGAGATCAATGATAAGCACATAGAGGTGATCGTGCGCCAGATGCTGAAGAAAATCCGTATCGAAGAGAAGGGAGATTCTGAATTCCTTCCAGGCACTATGGCAGATGTACTTGAATTTAACGAGGTGAATGAGCAGCTCGAGGCAGAGGGAAAGGATCCCGCAGCAGGTGAGCAGATTATGCTGGGTATCACAAAGGCGTCTCTTGCAACAGATTCCTTCCTGTCAGCGGCTTCCTTCCAGGAAACAACGAAGGTCTTGACAGAAGCGGCTATTAAAGGGAAAGTAGACCATCTGATAGGCCTGAAGGAAAATGTTATTATCGGTAAACATATTCCTGCAGGTACAGGTATGAGAAAGTACAGGGATGTGAAGCTAAGTACCGAATTGAGCCTAGACGATGAGATTGACTTTGAAGAGGATATGGATCTGAGTGAAGATTTAATATTGCCCGAAGTATAG
- a CDS encoding M20 family metallo-hydrolase, which yields MTDIKRILADIENLKHISEPCEAGTTRIGFTDIYRKGANYFKQRMKEAGLNVREDEIGNVYGRLEGSQKELPAILSGSHLDTVRCAGAYDGIAGAVCALEAARMIKEQGIKLRHPFEVIGTIEEEGTRFGQVLLGSQYITGVFGEKELDTIHDDTGLSLRKAKESYVLKDACPAYRTDNEILAFLELHDEQGPILEKEKIDIGIVENIVAVSWLTVTVTGFAGHAGTVPMLYRKDAATGGFQLATQITNYVTQNYVNSATATIGRIELFPGSTNCIPDKCIFTVDLRSIKLSHIEEITNFIQREAKAAAQNCNVNIEVKINSNKRPIKMNQDLCHVIEKSCEQLGYSYKAMNSGAGHDAMILSSRWPTAMMFIPCRKGITHNPAEYVSPEALAKGTEVLYQAIIALDNEK from the coding sequence ATGACTGATATAAAAAGAATTCTAGCTGATATTGAAAATCTAAAACACATTTCAGAACCTTGTGAAGCAGGCACTACAAGGATAGGATTTACTGATATTTATCGAAAAGGTGCAAATTATTTCAAACAACGTATGAAAGAGGCAGGATTGAATGTTAGAGAAGATGAAATCGGAAATGTATATGGGCGCTTAGAAGGTTCCCAAAAAGAATTACCAGCTATCTTGTCTGGATCACATTTGGATACTGTGAGATGTGCAGGAGCATATGACGGGATTGCAGGCGCGGTCTGCGCTCTTGAAGCAGCCCGCATGATAAAAGAGCAAGGAATAAAATTACGCCATCCCTTTGAAGTAATAGGAACTATTGAGGAAGAAGGTACCCGTTTTGGGCAAGTATTACTTGGAAGCCAATACATAACAGGCGTATTTGGTGAAAAAGAATTAGATACAATACATGATGACACAGGTTTGTCTTTAAGAAAGGCTAAGGAATCTTATGTATTAAAAGATGCTTGCCCTGCATATAGAACCGATAATGAAATATTGGCATTTCTAGAATTACATGATGAACAAGGGCCAATACTTGAAAAGGAAAAAATTGATATTGGGATTGTTGAAAATATAGTAGCTGTCTCGTGGCTTACGGTGACTGTCACAGGATTTGCCGGCCATGCTGGTACAGTACCAATGTTGTACCGAAAAGATGCAGCAACGGGAGGCTTTCAATTGGCAACACAAATTACAAATTATGTTACTCAGAATTATGTTAACAGTGCTACTGCAACGATTGGAAGAATAGAATTGTTTCCAGGTTCCACCAATTGTATTCCAGACAAATGTATTTTTACTGTAGATTTACGTTCAATAAAACTATCACATATAGAAGAAATAACTAATTTTATTCAACGTGAGGCCAAGGCGGCAGCCCAGAATTGTAATGTAAATATTGAAGTAAAAATTAACTCAAATAAAAGACCAATTAAAATGAATCAGGATTTATGCCATGTAATTGAAAAAAGCTGTGAACAATTGGGATATTCCTATAAGGCCATGAATAGTGGAGCAGGACATGATGCGATGATACTATCATCTCGATGGCCGACGGCAATGATGTTTATCCCTTGTAGAAAAGGTATTACACATAATCCGGCAGAGTATGTTTCACCAGAAGCTCTTGCCAAAGGAACAGAGGTATTATACCAAGCTATTATTGCATTGGATAATGAGAAGTAA
- a CDS encoding IclR family transcriptional regulator, giving the protein MKNEIKTIQSVQRAIDILNCVGDAGHSISLKEISSKLELNINTARGLAQTLLVNGFLSRDAEHGTYALGYEFLTKSKLVYENQIQRIRDIAHPRMEKITENYGISSWLQISFYRNIYTVETVEPTNSTYSYAPKSGANLPLHASASGKLRIAYMPETERQKIVLNVPLDKLTMYTITEREAFIQMINDVYHNGYATEFEEIDEGISSVAVPIFDKQGALDGTLSIAAPSVKVKGIFNKLLKDLKQASIYISDNISKHYTI; this is encoded by the coding sequence ATGAAAAATGAAATTAAGACAATACAATCGGTACAAAGAGCCATAGATATTTTGAATTGCGTTGGAGATGCTGGTCACAGTATTAGTTTAAAAGAAATCAGCTCAAAATTAGAACTTAATATAAACACAGCTCGTGGTTTGGCACAAACACTTTTAGTAAATGGTTTCCTATCCAGAGATGCTGAACATGGAACCTATGCACTTGGATATGAATTTCTAACAAAATCAAAACTAGTATATGAAAATCAAATACAGCGTATCAGAGATATTGCACATCCCCGCATGGAGAAAATAACAGAAAATTATGGGATTTCTTCTTGGCTACAAATTAGTTTTTATAGAAATATTTATACCGTGGAGACTGTTGAACCAACTAATTCAACTTATTCATATGCTCCAAAATCAGGTGCTAATCTTCCGCTACATGCATCGGCATCAGGTAAACTACGTATTGCTTACATGCCAGAAACTGAACGCCAAAAAATAGTTCTAAATGTTCCCTTAGACAAACTAACCATGTATACAATTACTGAACGGGAGGCTTTTATTCAAATGATAAATGATGTCTATCATAATGGGTATGCAACTGAATTCGAAGAAATTGATGAAGGTATCAGCAGTGTGGCTGTTCCAATATTTGATAAACAAGGTGCTTTAGACGGAACGCTGAGTATTGCTGCACCTTCAGTAAAAGTGAAAGGGATTTTTAATAAACTGTTAAAAGATTTAAAACAAGCAAGTATTTATATTTCTGACAATATTTCCAAGCATTATACTATCTAA
- a CDS encoding L-2-amino-thiazoline-4-carboxylic acid hydrolase, with the protein MENKEKTEGTVSMKDNESKEPVSWATLFCRLFAHLSKEVVEKFGEEGEQAIRDGVWNFGVERGRNIAERAKANGGEANVENYLPNYDMGRSDDFTAQNTYGDNQVEQLFSQCGFADQWIQDGMEEYGKLYCDMIDPAIAHGYNEDLECIHDRRVYEDGVCSFCFRMKDKKAE; encoded by the coding sequence ATGGAAAACAAAGAAAAAACTGAAGGCACAGTAAGTATGAAAGACAACGAAAGTAAGGAACCTGTATCGTGGGCGACTTTATTTTGTAGATTATTCGCGCACCTATCAAAAGAAGTTGTTGAAAAATTTGGAGAGGAAGGAGAGCAAGCTATCCGAGACGGCGTTTGGAATTTTGGTGTGGAAAGAGGTCGAAATATTGCTGAACGTGCTAAAGCAAATGGCGGTGAAGCCAATGTAGAAAATTACCTTCCGAATTATGATATGGGAAGAAGCGATGATTTTACGGCACAAAATACATATGGAGATAATCAAGTAGAACAGTTATTTTCTCAATGTGGATTTGCAGACCAATGGATTCAAGATGGAATGGAAGAATATGGGAAATTATATTGTGACATGATAGATCCTGCCATAGCACATGGTTATAACGAAGATTTAGAATGTATCCATGACAGACGTGTTTATGAAGATGGTGTTTGTTCATTCTGTTTCCGCATGAAAGATAAGAAAGCAGAGTAA